The Bombus pascuorum chromosome 9, iyBomPasc1.1, whole genome shotgun sequence genome has a window encoding:
- the LOC132910562 gene encoding uncharacterized protein LOC132910562 — protein MKKSRVKQLNVSTSQHDFLVKPYGFCCDIKDYDPKLFALKEEPEPLFPSSGPFEGGPDIKFRLQEHDDIQSFRQRSIQRNAQRGGLRSKYRSGQQVIWSNQSYAQPYRRRRYRTPRPEGTVKVLEDRSQGRTPGRGIETLGELMICKRCRGPLRWYLEDEIAAARDVMMKRKQEIYKAEMEKNIKIAKQKENRRRRKRKKKSSKFHENIFKGDIFL, from the exons atgAAAAAGAGCCGAGTAAAACAACTTAATGTTAGTACATCACAGCATGATTTTTTAGTAAAACCTTATGGATTTTGTTGTGATATCAAAGACTACGACCCAAAATTATTCGCATTAAAAGAAGAGCCCGAGCCACTTTTTCCTTCAAGCGGTCCATTCGAAGGAGGACCTGATATTAAATTCCGCCTTCAAGAACATGACGATATCCAATCTTTCAGACAACGAAGTATCCAAAGAAATGCTCAACGAGGTGGACTTCGGAGTAAATATCGAAGTGGTCAACAAGTTATTTGGAGCAACCAGTCGTATGCCCAACCGTATCGACGTCGTAGGTATCGGACCCCCAGACCTGAGGGTACTGTAAAAGTCCTTGAAGATAGATCCCAAGGTAGAACCCCAGGTAGAGGCATTGAAACTTTGGGTGAATTAATGATATGTAAACGATGCAGAGGACCTCTCCGATGGTATTTAGAAGACGAAATAGCAGCTGCTCGTGACGTTATGATGAAGAGAAAGCAAGAAATATACAAAGCAGAAATGGAAAAGAACATTAAAATTGCTAAACAGAAAG aaaatagaagacgacgaaagaggaagaaaaaatcaaGCAAATTTCATGAGAATATATTCAAAGGAGATATATTTCTATAG
- the LOC132910759 gene encoding probable RNA helicase armi — MFSFICTLLKYAIGHRSSIKDEPDEEINNVIARIENVYRKEIKEDESFNTDASYYKTGSITFIATDYIVVDDFYVYDIKNTSISNLKVGDKVSYLLSPEQDNLEKQHKIKKIFISNESWDNEVEHSEIDSTKPETLTRCVIGKVTERKNRLLVVEPDNITVDLNKVQSDFIPVIGDWLKLESEVEIDEISYNLNGEILEIKKIQPLRSKLNIGTVTSFNPIKGVGVIENGVIFNKNICESGYIPRVGDKVISDSIESDQGFYTWRSLTVVPLFQASLTFETENNCFTINF; from the coding sequence atgttttcatttatatgTACCCTTCTAAAGTATGCTATAGGACATAGGTCATCCATTAAAGACGAACCAGATGAAGAAATAAACAATGTTATAGCTCGCATTGAAAATGTgtatagaaaagaaataaaagaagatgaaaGTTTTAATACGGATGCAAGTTATTACAAAACAGGAagtattacttttattgccACAGATTACATAGTAGTTGATGACTTTTATgtttatgatataaaaaacACTTCAATAAGTAATTTAAAAGTAGGTGATAAAGTTTCTTATTTGCTCTCACCAGAGCAAGACAATCTAGAAAAACaacacaaaataaaaaagatttttatatcaaatgaATCATGGGATAATGAAGTAGAACATTCTGAAATTGATAGTACCAAACCAGAAACATTAACAAGATGTGTAATTGGAAAAGTTACAGAACGTAAGAATCGACTATTAGTTGTAGAACCTGACAACATCACTGTTGACTTGAATAAAGTACAATCTGATTTTATCCCTGTAATTGGAGACTGGTTAAAATTAGAGTCAGAAGtagaaatcgatgaaatttcttacaatttaaatGGAGAAATTttagagataaaaaaaatacaaccTCTACGATCAAAGTTAAATATTGGAACTGTAACTAGTTTTAATCCAATTAAAGGAGTTGGTGTTATTGAAAACGgtgttatatttaataaaaacatatgTGAATCTGGCTACATTCCTCGTGTTGGTGATAAAGTAATAAGTGATAGTATTGAGAGTGACCAAGGATTTTATACATGGAGGTCATTGACTGTGGTTCCATTATTTCAGGCAAGTTTAACAtttgaaacagaaaataattgttttacaattaatttttga